A single window of Pectobacterium parmentieri DNA harbors:
- a CDS encoding ABC transporter permease, producing the protein MTNVSYSETTTFPESSPPLRKPAALLTIIALTLSLMGFIPLGFVIGVSIDTGWETARALLFRPRVGELLTNTVLLVVLTLPICTILGVLLAWLTERTTLPARRLWSLLLTAPLAIPAFVQSYAWISTAPNLHGLPAGVFLSVVAYLPFLYLPCAATLRRLNPALEDVAATLGVPPVTVFFRVVLPQLKLAIGGGLLLIALHLLAEYGLFAMIRFDTFTTAIFDQFQSTFNGPAANMLAGVLALLCLFLLCADARIRGVTRYAHVGSGAPQVVTPIRLSPLSLSLALLLLATLVLLTLGVPFITLSRWLWFGGWEVWQRHELLDAFRQTMMLALSGAALTTLAAIPMAWLTIRHPNRLYRFLEGCNYITSSLPGIVVALALVTTTIHVIRPLYQTEFTVLLAYLLMFMPRALVNLRAGIAQAPVELEQVAASLGRSPLQTLMTVTIRLAAPGVATGATLVFLAIINELTATLLLAPNGTRTLATGFWALTSEIDYPAAAPYALILILLSLPWTWFLYTQSQKMAGL; encoded by the coding sequence ATGACAAACGTTAGCTACAGCGAAACCACCACGTTTCCCGAATCCTCTCCCCCATTACGCAAACCCGCCGCGTTGCTTACGATCATCGCTCTGACGTTATCTCTCATGGGGTTTATTCCGTTGGGCTTTGTGATTGGCGTAAGCATTGATACCGGTTGGGAAACGGCTCGTGCCTTGTTATTCCGCCCGCGCGTCGGCGAGCTCCTGACAAATACGGTGCTGCTGGTTGTCCTGACGCTACCGATTTGTACGATTTTGGGCGTGCTGTTGGCCTGGCTGACAGAGCGTACCACCTTACCCGCTCGACGCCTGTGGTCCCTGCTGCTCACTGCGCCACTGGCAATTCCTGCGTTTGTACAAAGCTACGCCTGGATCAGCACCGCCCCCAATCTACATGGCTTACCGGCTGGTGTATTTTTATCCGTCGTCGCCTATTTACCGTTTCTTTATTTACCCTGCGCCGCGACGCTTCGGCGTCTTAATCCTGCGTTGGAAGATGTTGCGGCTACGCTGGGTGTACCTCCGGTTACCGTGTTTTTCCGCGTGGTGTTACCGCAGTTAAAGCTGGCCATCGGCGGCGGATTGCTGCTGATTGCCCTGCATTTACTAGCGGAGTATGGCCTGTTCGCCATGATCCGTTTCGATACCTTTACTACCGCCATTTTCGATCAGTTTCAGTCAACGTTTAATGGCCCAGCCGCCAACATGCTGGCTGGCGTGCTGGCACTGCTGTGCCTGTTTCTATTGTGTGCGGATGCCCGCATACGTGGCGTCACGCGCTATGCGCATGTCGGTTCTGGCGCGCCACAGGTTGTCACTCCGATACGCTTATCACCGCTTTCTCTCTCGCTGGCGCTGCTGTTACTGGCAACGCTGGTGCTACTGACACTCGGCGTACCTTTTATTACGCTGTCTCGCTGGCTGTGGTTTGGCGGCTGGGAAGTGTGGCAGCGGCATGAGTTACTTGATGCATTTCGCCAGACCATGATGCTAGCGCTGAGCGGTGCTGCACTGACGACGCTGGCAGCGATCCCGATGGCCTGGCTGACCATCCGCCACCCTAATCGCCTGTATCGATTTTTGGAAGGATGCAATTACATCACCAGCTCTCTGCCGGGTATCGTTGTCGCGCTGGCGCTGGTAACCACCACAATCCACGTCATCAGGCCGCTCTACCAGACTGAGTTCACCGTGCTGTTGGCTTATCTGCTGATGTTCATGCCACGAGCGCTGGTTAATCTACGTGCGGGTATCGCACAGGCACCGGTAGAGTTAGAACAGGTTGCTGCCAGTCTGGGACGTTCCCCCTTGCAGACGTTAATGACCGTGACTATTCGGCTGGCTGCACCCGGCGTCGCCACAGGGGCAACGCTCGTTTTTCTGGCCATCATCAATGAGCTAACCGCCACGCTGCTGCTGGCACCCAACGGCACGCGCACGCTGGCAACCGGATTTTGGGCGCTAACCAGTGAGATTGACTATCCTGCGGCGGCACCTTACGCGCTGATTCTGATCTTACTGTCGCTACCGTGGACCTGGTTTCTCTACACGCAATCACAAAAAATGGCGGGGCTGTAA
- a CDS encoding cytochrome c552 — protein sequence MYSSGMFFFLLFSSALLFALVNRVFSYRLTYLSAFSVLAVLGWGYIFQGDYVVPVAVFLSFYILVTLKEKGWLKTWQAVSLTLLPLFLVKLHLNNHWGMIGLSFMTFRAIDVLLYRSKKDGQSFLHYFCYLFMPFIILAGPMYRWRTWLTDINKPVFVITREQFLVAMEQIVTGIVQKFLFAMLINNLVIESWSQRPFTLSVGVVMSLAYSAYLYFDFAGYSNMAIGAGRLFGLTIPANFNMPILAKNPQDFWRRFHISLSEWLRDVVFMPIYMNLMKLDFFRQNKTLAQNIGIFCTLFCMGAWNGLERHYVISGALFGAISVVHNMLQWSAKRSPALNNCLHHPVVVFIGRILTLTSAAASLYIFSGMSPL from the coding sequence ATGTACAGCTCCGGAATGTTTTTTTTCCTTCTGTTTTCATCAGCATTATTGTTTGCGCTGGTTAATCGCGTATTCAGTTATCGACTGACGTATTTATCCGCCTTTTCCGTCTTGGCGGTGTTAGGCTGGGGATATATTTTCCAGGGGGATTACGTTGTTCCCGTGGCGGTTTTCCTGAGCTTTTATATTCTCGTCACCTTAAAAGAGAAAGGCTGGTTAAAAACCTGGCAGGCGGTCAGCCTGACGTTGCTCCCGCTGTTTTTAGTGAAGTTACACCTTAACAACCATTGGGGCATGATTGGTCTGTCTTTTATGACCTTCCGCGCCATTGATGTTCTGCTTTATCGCAGCAAAAAAGATGGCCAAAGTTTCCTGCATTACTTCTGCTATCTGTTTATGCCATTCATTATTCTGGCCGGCCCGATGTATCGCTGGCGGACATGGCTTACTGACATTAATAAACCGGTCTTCGTTATTACCCGTGAGCAGTTTTTAGTGGCCATGGAGCAAATTGTTACCGGTATTGTGCAGAAGTTCTTATTCGCCATGTTGATCAATAATTTGGTTATTGAGTCGTGGAGCCAGCGCCCGTTTACATTAAGCGTTGGTGTGGTGATGTCACTGGCCTACAGCGCCTATCTCTATTTTGATTTTGCAGGCTACAGCAATATGGCTATCGGGGCGGGGCGCTTATTTGGCCTGACTATCCCGGCGAACTTCAATATGCCCATTCTGGCTAAAAACCCGCAGGATTTCTGGCGGCGTTTCCACATCAGCCTGTCAGAATGGCTGAGGGACGTGGTCTTTATGCCGATTTATATGAATCTGATGAAGCTCGACTTTTTCCGACAGAATAAAACACTGGCGCAGAATATTGGCATTTTCTGCACCCTGTTTTGCATGGGAGCATGGAACGGGCTTGAACGACACTATGTTATTAGCGGCGCGCTGTTTGGTGCCATTTCCGTTGTTCATAACATGTTGCAGTGGTCTGCCAAACGTAGTCCGGCTTTGAATAATTGTCTACATCATCCGGTTGTTGTATTCATCGGTCGAATTCTGACGCTGACAAGCGCTGCGGCCTCCCTCTACATCTTTAGCGGAATGTCTCCTCTATGA
- a CDS encoding AMP-binding protein — translation MNLHSELHELQDFLRAALLDPASPNQLAISGSDEAMTWQQLSVAVTDWLHRYQHCQQSAGSPVVLYGHQQAEFAVAIYSCLLHNIPYIPVDCIYPQERLKEICHLANAPYYYDVATRQFIATGEAGQALVEQDLAYIMFTSGSTGKPKGVQIGRESLWHFMKWVREDFSLPDVPVLMNHAVFSFDLSLIPLLANLATGGHIVLNAKEDIAAENWLDRLKDNGVSVWVSTPSFAYQKLLSPQFNSEYLPELSVFVFIGEVLNKALVKQLRRRFPHAKILNSYGPTEATVATTVIEITDDILHSENDLLPVGAMMPDSRMEITAEGELIIWGKNVMRGYLGLAQENAEKLLHRESEAFRGYRTGDLGYENGLLYCQGRNDSQIKLNGYRIEINEIENRLLAISDISEAVVLPLMKSGGGVLRIAAFCVTNLAPEAIKTSLSKVIPPYMVPSQIIIKDALPLNPNGKIDRKLLDTHARTI, via the coding sequence ATGAACCTTCACTCAGAACTTCATGAACTACAAGATTTCCTGCGTGCGGCATTACTCGATCCCGCTAGCCCCAATCAGTTGGCGATTAGCGGTAGCGATGAAGCAATGACCTGGCAACAGCTATCTGTCGCTGTGACTGATTGGTTGCATCGCTATCAGCATTGTCAGCAGTCCGCAGGTTCGCCGGTGGTGTTATATGGGCATCAGCAGGCGGAATTTGCTGTAGCGATCTATAGTTGCCTGCTGCATAACATTCCGTATATCCCGGTGGACTGTATCTATCCGCAGGAGCGGCTCAAGGAGATTTGCCATCTGGCGAATGCCCCTTACTACTACGATGTTGCGACCAGACAGTTTATTGCGACGGGTGAGGCGGGTCAGGCGCTGGTCGAACAGGATCTCGCCTATATCATGTTCACCTCTGGCAGTACTGGGAAACCAAAAGGGGTGCAGATCGGACGCGAAAGTCTGTGGCACTTCATGAAGTGGGTGCGTGAGGACTTCTCGCTGCCAGATGTACCGGTACTGATGAACCATGCAGTATTCAGTTTCGATCTCTCCCTGATCCCGCTGCTGGCGAACCTGGCAACCGGAGGGCACATTGTTTTGAATGCAAAAGAGGATATTGCAGCCGAAAACTGGCTCGATCGCCTGAAAGATAACGGCGTTTCCGTCTGGGTTTCAACGCCATCTTTCGCCTATCAGAAGCTGCTTTCTCCTCAGTTCAACAGTGAATATTTACCTGAACTTAGCGTCTTCGTATTTATTGGCGAAGTGTTAAATAAGGCGTTAGTAAAACAGCTACGCCGCCGCTTCCCGCACGCTAAAATCCTCAATTCCTATGGCCCAACGGAAGCGACCGTCGCTACCACCGTTATCGAAATCACCGACGACATCCTGCACAGCGAAAACGATCTGCTGCCCGTCGGTGCGATGATGCCGGACTCCAGAATGGAAATTACCGCTGAGGGGGAGCTGATCATTTGGGGGAAAAACGTGATGCGTGGCTACCTTGGGCTCGCGCAGGAGAACGCTGAGAAATTGTTGCATCGGGAAAGTGAAGCATTCCGAGGCTACAGAACCGGCGACTTGGGCTATGAGAACGGGTTGTTGTACTGTCAGGGGCGAAATGACAGCCAGATCAAACTCAATGGTTACCGTATTGAAATCAACGAAATTGAAAACCGCCTGCTGGCGATATCCGATATCAGCGAAGCGGTTGTTCTGCCGCTGATGAAGTCAGGCGGTGGTGTTCTGCGTATCGCGGCGTTCTGCGTGACGAACTTAGCACCAGAAGCGATTAAAACCTCGCTCTCTAAGGTGATTCCGCCCTATATGGTGCCTTCCCAAATTATTATCAAAGACGCGTTGCCGCTGAATCCTAACGGCAAGATTGACCGTAAACTGCTGGACACTCATGCCCGCACCATTTAA
- a CDS encoding omptin family outer membrane protease: MKIPLTLIILTSGLVIPKLTIAEVTFAGQANNHPLTGSLALGFLAGESKEFIYHPTYGGKKASELDWKIDSAVILKGDLSYDLFSHLTAGIRGWTTLTSGNGTLDDYDWVNDNQTGWSHWSHHKKTDLNYANEIDLNLIGWMIKTPDYKFGATLGYQKTTFSWSGYGGYFDYDDGQGGRDIFTIPDSDKIFGYRQRYSMPYIGLIGSWRHKDLEIGGIFKFSSLVQAKSNDNHYARDLTVRTKGRNSLHFSAVLNAGYYILPQTKFYAEAAYIRNEESKSGMEWRVADSTTYYDGDWSGMDNKYYTLSLGIQHSF, translated from the coding sequence ATGAAAATACCGCTTACTCTTATTATCCTAACGAGCGGACTTGTTATACCTAAGCTCACGATAGCAGAAGTGACGTTTGCGGGGCAGGCTAATAATCACCCATTAACAGGTAGTCTGGCATTAGGATTTTTAGCTGGGGAATCAAAAGAATTTATCTATCACCCGACTTATGGAGGAAAAAAAGCCAGTGAGCTTGACTGGAAAATAGATAGTGCAGTCATCCTGAAAGGCGATCTCAGCTACGATCTTTTTTCTCATTTGACGGCAGGAATTCGAGGCTGGACGACGCTTACGTCAGGAAATGGAACGTTGGATGATTATGACTGGGTTAATGATAATCAAACTGGCTGGTCTCACTGGAGCCACCACAAAAAGACCGACTTGAATTATGCGAACGAAATTGATCTGAATCTTATCGGCTGGATGATAAAAACGCCGGATTACAAATTTGGGGCCACCCTAGGCTATCAAAAAACCACGTTTAGCTGGTCAGGGTATGGCGGTTACTTTGACTATGACGATGGGCAAGGGGGACGCGATATCTTCACTATCCCCGATAGCGATAAAATCTTTGGGTATCGACAACGTTACAGTATGCCTTATATCGGACTAATCGGCTCCTGGCGGCATAAAGATCTAGAAATTGGGGGGATTTTTAAATTCAGCAGCCTGGTTCAGGCAAAAAGTAATGACAATCATTATGCCCGAGATCTTACTGTTCGGACTAAGGGAAGAAACTCACTGCATTTTTCGGCAGTGTTAAATGCAGGCTACTACATTCTGCCTCAAACGAAATTCTATGCCGAGGCTGCTTATATCCGGAATGAGGAATCAAAAAGTGGTATGGAATGGCGAGTTGCCGACAGTACAACATATTACGATGGAGATTGGAGTGGGATGGATAATAAGTATTATACATTGTCGTTAGGTATACAGCATTCGTTTTAA
- a CDS encoding D-alanyl-lipoteichoic acid biosynthesis protein DltD, with the protein MKIKNTLCLHLLMATLAILFLSVHPLVTSFDPALTFQPLINTMEGTPKEQREKIATISHALQGNAIFFLGASEVSTSEDEHYAVYNYFNNQLHRPVVAYGDSYIDSVTHFLLLSRFKDELNANSKVVLLLAPDSFYSDGIPPAIFANNFPASVFNPLMKDEQTRSFLVNYLRQIDKEEISHLTFGQMKVYGWDPQIIWQEVSYQFANFCELIKSDWLAMLRIVPQSAQPWPHPPVTNVNPDWDHEVAQAHELNKSRQQSAATLWMDKSVFADDQAREEWDDAPIIPAQMEALSATIKLLKARDAQFVVIVDPINPWAIKNSEKFQPVDSQIRSMLEENQVRYFDMYAQPYQNGWNWDRLHPTEPAWVAMDKFIAESFK; encoded by the coding sequence ATGAAAATAAAAAATACTCTCTGTCTACATCTCCTGATGGCTACTCTCGCCATCCTGTTCCTTAGCGTTCACCCGCTAGTGACAAGTTTTGATCCGGCGTTAACATTCCAACCGTTGATTAACACTATGGAAGGAACGCCGAAAGAACAAAGGGAAAAAATAGCGACTATTTCTCATGCTTTACAGGGAAATGCGATTTTCTTTCTCGGTGCATCCGAAGTTTCTACTTCTGAAGATGAACATTATGCGGTCTATAATTATTTTAATAACCAACTGCATCGCCCGGTTGTGGCCTATGGCGATAGTTATATCGATAGCGTCACGCACTTTTTACTGCTTTCACGTTTTAAAGATGAGCTTAACGCTAACAGTAAAGTTGTTTTGCTGCTTGCGCCCGATAGTTTTTATTCGGACGGTATTCCCCCGGCAATTTTTGCCAACAATTTCCCAGCATCTGTTTTTAACCCATTGATGAAGGACGAGCAGACGCGTTCCTTTCTGGTCAATTACTTACGGCAGATCGATAAAGAAGAGATAAGCCATTTAACGTTCGGCCAAATGAAAGTCTATGGCTGGGACCCGCAAATTATCTGGCAAGAAGTGAGTTATCAATTTGCTAATTTCTGCGAGCTAATAAAAAGCGACTGGCTAGCGATGCTACGTATTGTCCCTCAGTCTGCGCAACCGTGGCCTCATCCACCCGTTACCAACGTGAACCCTGACTGGGACCACGAGGTGGCTCAGGCTCATGAGCTGAATAAATCTCGCCAGCAAAGTGCCGCCACGCTGTGGATGGATAAATCTGTTTTTGCAGACGATCAAGCGCGGGAAGAGTGGGATGACGCGCCAATTATTCCTGCGCAAATGGAGGCGTTATCGGCGACGATCAAACTGTTGAAAGCGCGCGATGCCCAGTTTGTGGTCATTGTCGATCCGATCAATCCGTGGGCAATTAAGAATTCCGAGAAATTCCAGCCAGTCGATAGTCAGATCAGGTCGATGCTGGAGGAAAATCAGGTTCGCTATTTTGATATGTATGCTCAGCCTTATCAAAACGGCTGGAATTGGGACCGCCTCCACCCAACCGAGCCAGCATGGGTCGCGATGGATAAATTTATTGCTGAGAGTTTTAAATGA
- a CDS encoding iron ABC transporter substrate-binding protein, which yields MKLGFGLLSSAVLLASGLTFGTSANAAENDEGIVIYNAQHENLVKSWVDGFTKETGIKVTLRSGSDTELGNQLVQEGKSSPADVFLTENSPSMVLVDNADLFAPLDKATLAQVAPDYRPSHGRWIGIAARSTVFVYNPTKFTDAQLPTSLADLAKPEWKGRWAASPSGADFQAIVSAYLELKGEKATQEWLKGMKENFTAYKGNSTVMKAVNAGQIDSGVIYHYYRFVDQAKTGENSNSTKLYYFKHKDPGAFVSISGGGVLASSKHAKDAQAFIKWITGKPGQEILRTNDAFEYAVGVNAASNDKLVPLKDLDAPKVDAAKLNSKKVVDLMTQAGLL from the coding sequence ATGAAGCTTGGTTTTGGATTACTGAGTTCTGCCGTTTTATTGGCTTCCGGCCTGACTTTCGGCACATCGGCAAACGCAGCAGAAAACGATGAAGGGATTGTGATTTACAATGCCCAGCATGAAAACCTGGTGAAATCCTGGGTGGATGGTTTCACCAAAGAAACCGGAATCAAGGTGACGTTACGCAGCGGCAGCGACACCGAATTGGGCAACCAGTTAGTACAGGAAGGGAAATCGTCCCCTGCCGATGTGTTTCTGACAGAAAACTCACCGTCGATGGTGTTGGTCGATAATGCCGATCTCTTTGCTCCGTTGGATAAAGCGACCCTTGCGCAGGTAGCGCCTGACTATCGTCCTTCTCACGGACGCTGGATCGGCATTGCCGCGCGCTCCACCGTATTTGTCTATAATCCAACCAAATTTACCGATGCGCAGTTGCCGACATCCTTAGCCGATCTGGCGAAGCCAGAATGGAAAGGACGTTGGGCGGCATCGCCATCGGGTGCGGATTTTCAAGCCATCGTCAGCGCTTATCTGGAGTTGAAGGGCGAAAAAGCCACGCAAGAGTGGTTGAAAGGCATGAAAGAGAACTTCACTGCCTACAAGGGTAACAGTACGGTAATGAAAGCGGTGAACGCAGGCCAGATTGATAGCGGTGTGATCTATCACTATTACCGTTTTGTCGATCAGGCTAAGACCGGCGAAAACAGTAACAGCACCAAGCTGTACTACTTCAAGCATAAAGATCCGGGCGCGTTCGTCAGTATTTCCGGCGGCGGCGTGCTGGCATCCAGCAAACATGCAAAAGATGCTCAGGCTTTTATCAAATGGATCACGGGCAAACCTGGTCAGGAGATCTTGCGCACCAACGATGCGTTTGAATATGCGGTTGGCGTCAATGCTGCCTCAAACGACAAACTGGTTCCGTTGAAAGATCTGGACGCTCCGAAAGTTGATGCCGCCAAACTCAACAGCAAAAAAGTCGTGGATCTGATGACACAGGCTGGCTTGCTGTAA
- a CDS encoding acyl carrier protein: protein MEQEILALFEKILSRKVGFNDELIESDILDSILAVDLVLEVQDVYGCVIPPTEVATVLKTPAELARYIEENRG from the coding sequence ATGGAACAAGAAATACTCGCGCTGTTTGAAAAGATCTTATCCCGTAAAGTGGGCTTTAATGATGAACTGATTGAGTCCGATATTCTCGACTCTATTCTGGCGGTCGATTTGGTGCTGGAAGTGCAGGACGTTTACGGCTGTGTGATCCCGCCAACTGAAGTCGCTACCGTTCTGAAGACCCCAGCAGAATTGGCTCGCTACATTGAAGAGAACCGCGGCTAA
- a CDS encoding M20 family metallo-hydrolase has product MNKLLSFIAQREGEAINLHRELVRRPAINPEHGGEGEETKARWIEEWLYHNGLCRVQRMDALDVQANNKLRPNLVAHFLPPECKHTLWLVTHMDIAAPGPLEHWVSDPFILRVDGDRLYGRGVEDNNQGIVSALLLLDAVKQLKITPPMGIGIIFTSAGITDYTKGIGHILNKTPQLFRTDDLIVVPDYGNENGSIIEIGEKRNAWVRIDVKGREYHAGFSEGPNCFEAAARFIYRLKHVRRRHACPDPFFFPPTSTITPTHSETNCTGLNHVPANFVFYLDIRLMPNCGLELVMEDLQQLARLIEKQEKVLFTFSYVEITPDAPITSGHSPVIRILSDAIEKELGVTPRLVGVGGVTMVSVIRSLGLPVAVWGIQQSSKNQINESISLKAQLEQTRIFARMLYASPLKLSKVTVSQSLPCEGAKNITPAEQSVAMLVGLGMNNENIGEQLNLSVNTIRTHLKNLYRKTGARNRRELQRLFILK; this is encoded by the coding sequence ATGAATAAATTGTTAAGTTTCATTGCACAGCGAGAAGGTGAAGCAATAAATCTTCATCGGGAATTGGTTCGCCGCCCAGCAATTAATCCTGAGCACGGTGGTGAGGGTGAGGAAACAAAAGCGCGTTGGATAGAAGAATGGCTATATCATAATGGTCTGTGCCGCGTGCAGCGTATGGATGCGTTAGACGTTCAGGCAAACAATAAGCTAAGGCCTAATTTAGTAGCACATTTTCTTCCACCAGAGTGCAAGCACACGCTGTGGCTAGTGACGCATATGGATATTGCCGCACCAGGGCCACTTGAGCACTGGGTGAGCGATCCATTTATATTGCGCGTCGATGGCGACCGACTGTATGGCAGGGGCGTAGAGGATAATAACCAGGGTATTGTTTCCGCTTTATTATTACTGGATGCCGTCAAGCAACTGAAGATAACGCCGCCAATGGGTATTGGAATTATTTTTACCAGCGCGGGTATTACCGACTACACGAAAGGCATCGGACATATCCTGAATAAGACCCCACAGTTATTCCGCACTGACGATCTGATTGTGGTGCCCGATTATGGCAACGAGAACGGCAGCATTATCGAAATTGGCGAAAAACGCAACGCCTGGGTGCGCATTGATGTCAAAGGTCGGGAATATCATGCTGGTTTTAGTGAAGGGCCGAATTGTTTTGAGGCAGCAGCTCGCTTTATTTATCGGTTGAAGCATGTACGTCGTCGCCATGCTTGTCCTGACCCATTTTTCTTCCCGCCCACATCAACGATAACCCCAACGCACTCTGAAACTAATTGTACGGGGCTAAACCACGTTCCTGCCAATTTTGTGTTTTACCTCGATATTCGCCTGATGCCAAACTGTGGGCTTGAGCTGGTGATGGAGGATCTCCAGCAGTTAGCCCGCCTTATTGAAAAACAGGAAAAGGTTTTGTTTACCTTTTCCTACGTGGAGATCACGCCAGATGCCCCCATTACCTCTGGGCATTCGCCAGTAATTCGCATTCTTTCAGACGCCATAGAGAAAGAACTAGGGGTTACACCACGTCTGGTCGGGGTTGGTGGGGTGACAATGGTGTCTGTGATCCGTTCTCTGGGGCTACCTGTGGCGGTATGGGGGATTCAGCAATCCAGTAAGAACCAGATAAATGAAAGTATCAGCCTTAAAGCGCAGTTAGAACAAACCCGCATTTTTGCCCGAATGTTATACGCTTCTCCGCTAAAATTATCCAAGGTGACGGTGTCTCAATCGCTCCCCTGTGAAGGCGCAAAAAATATCACCCCTGCGGAACAGTCGGTCGCTATGTTGGTGGGGCTTGGCATGAATAATGAGAATATAGGTGAACAGCTCAATTTGAGTGTTAATACAATTCGAACACACTTGAAAAATCTATACCGCAAAACGGGAGCACGTAATCGACGCGAGTTGCAGCGTTTGTTTATTTTGAAATGA
- a CDS encoding LysR family transcriptional regulator has protein sequence MLKENVNDLISFLVVARERSFTKAAAKLGLSQSALSHSIRGLEERLGVRLLTRTTRSVAPTEAGEKLAHSLGPRFADIESELVALSDMRERPAGNIRITAGEHAIDSILWPVLKPFLANYPDINVDITMDNALTDIAIGRFDAGIRLGEQVAKGMIAVRIAPEMSMAVVGSPNYFARNPPPATPQDLHQHRCINMRLPAMGGIYAWEFEKSGREIKVCVEGQLTMNSLRQRIDAAQIGLGVAYVPEDSVQDNIASGRLIRVLTEWCPPFPGYYLYYPSRKQHTTAFSLFVEALRYPR, from the coding sequence ATGTTAAAAGAAAACGTTAATGACCTCATTTCGTTCCTAGTGGTGGCTAGAGAACGCAGTTTTACTAAGGCGGCGGCGAAGCTCGGGCTTTCTCAGTCGGCGCTGAGCCATTCGATTCGCGGTCTCGAAGAACGCCTCGGTGTGCGTTTGTTGACCCGAACCACGCGTAGTGTCGCGCCGACGGAAGCGGGGGAGAAACTGGCGCATAGCCTTGGCCCACGTTTTGCGGATATCGAAAGTGAACTGGTTGCACTGAGCGATATGCGCGAGCGGCCTGCGGGGAATATTCGCATCACGGCGGGGGAGCACGCGATTGATTCGATATTATGGCCGGTGTTAAAGCCATTTTTAGCGAATTACCCCGATATTAACGTCGACATTACAATGGATAACGCTTTGACGGATATCGCCATCGGTCGCTTTGATGCGGGTATTCGTTTGGGCGAACAGGTAGCAAAAGGCATGATTGCCGTGCGTATTGCACCGGAAATGAGTATGGCGGTGGTCGGTTCCCCTAACTATTTTGCGCGTAATCCGCCTCCCGCAACGCCACAAGATTTACATCAGCATCGCTGTATTAACATGCGTCTGCCGGCAATGGGTGGCATCTATGCGTGGGAGTTTGAAAAAAGTGGACGGGAAATAAAGGTGTGCGTTGAAGGACAGTTGACGATGAATAGCCTGCGCCAGCGGATCGATGCTGCGCAAATTGGGCTAGGCGTGGCCTACGTGCCAGAAGATTCGGTGCAGGATAATATTGCCAGCGGACGCCTGATTCGGGTGCTGACAGAATGGTGCCCACCGTTTCCGGGGTACTATCTGTATTATCCCAGCCGCAAGCAGCATACCACCGCCTTCTCACTGTTTGTTGAGGCACTGCGCTATCCGCGTTAG